A single genomic interval of Lucilia cuprina isolate Lc7/37 chromosome 2, ASM2204524v1, whole genome shotgun sequence harbors:
- the LOC111685331 gene encoding uncharacterized protein LOC111685331, with translation MMATTSFLLETLSNGSGARLTLGSAVLVYLIAYNETTAPCVVLATIMATLFGILAARCKTSLKTLQIPYIRASNKFDFGCLFLATWMDMLAILCACGALARTLSMCLDAMTGGLARIMILGRNSPANEPWPDVLGVGVVFLVTGMFMLGLEHSKAFSFIMALAMFGLNAILSAVGWWNGDAVAWHETILQPNGFKSFLTATALLTFSFPADYPTQRTGWQRFTGFFLILLVTISLLLASGCLTTILHYKTVEEYVAVPLFHILEENNFHKLVPAAACMLMLTVTGGFLELFPELYRIIVRFATSEWRILTKQIAYESSDSGNPVLAVFIAGSLCAMLSFACPLQNLSHTLAASHLCAVFFRAFYLLYSPFRPKFILQSNTDSTLSYSRLSTEPISHSSSASRLKRSLWNLSVGKQVPSKKPKNKPKNKQEVEKEWLLLGEPTSPCPQREPKDVESTILSDGEPPPSDFEYPDKFDNSDSDTSTDIDAIVDEYRQKVKVTTAGPLDRTARVPTVSSWRVSIFAIVVVFLGIALSLAGIYMHWPPAALTGSIGVFIISLMMPLIPKYTGSVVNVSPVICCSSIFIGGILFASCAQNSWPAIVFWILAGLIMLIRCDNLCCACLNQTSTINEQLIPSVSAKTTTTTTTIRMPRPPKGIVTIPTRVNAPR, from the exons ATGATGGCTACCACAAG CTTCCTTTTGGAGACTCTTTCCAATGGCAGTGGTGCACGCTTGACTTTGGGTTCTGCCGTCCTTGTCTATCTGATCGCCTACAATGAGACAACAGCACCATGTGTGGTCTTAGCCACTATAATGGCAACATTATTTGGTATCTTGGCAG CTCGTTgtaaaacaagtttaaaaactCTACAAATTCCCTATATACGAGCCAGTAACAAATTTGATTTTGGTTGCCTTTTCTTAGCCACCTGGATGGATATGTTGGCTATATTGTGTGCTTGTGGCGCACTGGCTCGTACACTTAGCATGTGTTTGGATGCCATGACTGGCGGTCTGGCTCGTATTATGATTTTAG GCCGCAATTCACCAGCCAACGAACCATGGCCAGATGTTTTGGGTGTTGGTGTGGTGTTTTTAGTAACGGGCATGTTTATGTTGGGCCTAGAG caCTCAAAGGCTTTTAGCTTTATAATGGCTTTGGCCATGTTTGGTTTAAATGCCATTCTAAGTGCAGTCGGCTGGTGGAATGGTGATGCTGTTGCCTGGCATGAAACTATTTTGCAGCCAAATGGCTTTAAAAGT TTTTTAACCGCCACAGCTTTACTAACGTTTTCATTTCCGGCTGACTATCCTACACAAAGAACCGGATGGCAAAGATTTACGGGATTTTTTCTTATACTTCTGGTCACAATATCACTACTATTAGCTTCCGGTTGTTTAACCACAATTTTACATTACAA AACTGTTGAAGAATATGTTGCAGTGCCTCTTTTTCATATATTAGAAGAAAATAATTTCCATAAGTTGGTGCCAGCTGCGGCCTGTATGTTAATGCTAACAGTGACCGGAGGTTTTCTGGAACTATTTCCGGAATTGTATCGTATTATAGTAAGATTTGCCACTTCCGAGTGGAGAATTTTAACCAAACAAATTGCCTATGAAAGTTCGGATAGTGGTAATCCGGTACTGGCAGTGTTTATAGCAG GTAGTTTATGTGCCATGTTGTCATTTGCCTGTCCCCTGCAAAATCTCAGTCATACCTTGGCGGCAAGTCATTTGTGTGCGGTCTTCTTTCGAGCGTTCTATTTGCTTTATTCGCCCTTTAGACCGAAATTTATATTACAATCAA acaCCGATTCTACTTTATCCTATAGTCGTCTCTCAACCGAACCCATTAGCCATAGTTCCTCAGCTTCTCGCTTAAAACGCAGTCTATGGAATTTAAGTGTTGGCAAACAGGTGCCCAGTAAAAAGCCcaaaaataaaccgaaaaacAAACAAGAAGTCGAAAAGGAATGGTTACTTTTAGGTGAACCCACTTCGCCCTGTCCCCAAAGGGAACCTAAAGATGTAGAGTCCACGATTTTGTCAGATGGAGAACCACCG CCTTCTGATTTTGAGTATCCCGATAAATTTGATAATTCCGATTCGGATACTTCGACCGATATCGATGCAATTGTCGATGAGTATAGACAAAAGGTAAAAGTAACCACTGCTGGTCCGTTGGATCGTACAGCTCGTGTGCCTACCGTATCCTCGTGGAGAGTTAGCATATTCGCTATAGTTGTGGTATTTTTAGGTATTGCTTTAAGTTTAGCAGGAATTTATATGCATTGGCCGCCGGCAGCTTTAACGGGGTCTATAG GTGTCTTTATTATTAGTCTCATGATGCCTTTAATACCCAAATACACCGGCAGCGTTGTAAATGTCAGTCCTGTTATTTGCTGTTCGAGCATATTTATCGGTGGTATTCTTTTCGCTTCATGTGCTCAGAACTCTTGGCCCGCTATAGTATTTTGGATATTGGCCGGTCTAATCATGCTCATACGTTGTGATAATCTATGTTGTGCATGTCTCAATCAAACTTCCACCATCAATGAACAACTAATACCCAGTGTTTCGGCCAagacaacaaccacaacaacaaccatACGTATGCCTAGACCACCTAAAGGTATTGTTACCATACCCACACGAGTCAATGCACCCAGATGA
- the LOC111685337 gene encoding uncharacterized protein LOC111685337, which produces MMRVRDVVEEYLQNSTLHGARFIVDKELTWLEKTFWGLCLLASWFASWNLIKVSLAAFENNAISFGVESSYRDWETNFPAIVVCESKNMDRIQEVAEQLWGADHDFTLEEVLSEIAFFRGESYHTVHECGGEEPSENCFYSNFSYYAQLVRSSCENTIKNCLWNNKPLECCKYFQRMETELGLCYAINSLQAGKNNGPKLSMWSNRYTGPGALRMDIYTEAVVRWQQIDILQNTGFLINNRRISSV; this is translated from the exons ATGATGCGTGTACGTGATGTGGTTGaggaatatttacaaaattcaacATTACATGGAGCACGTTTTATAGTGGATAAAGAGTTAACCTGGTTGGAAAAGACATTTTGGGGTTTATGTCTGTTGGCCTCATGGTTTGCATCGTGGAATTTAATTAAGGTGTCATTGG CTGCTTTTGAAAATAATGCCATCAGCTTTGGTGTAGAATCCAGTTACCGTGATTGGGAGACAAATTTCCCGGCTATAGTAGTATGTGAATCCAAAAATATGGATAGAATACAAGAAGTGGCAGAGCA ACTCTGGGGCGCTGACCACGATTTCACCTTAGAAGAAGTTCTTAGTGAAATAGCTTTCTTTCGTGGCGAATCGTATCACACAGTACACGAGTGTGGTGGTGAGGAACCATCGGAAAATTGTTTCTATTCAAATTTCTCCTATTATGCTCAATTGGTTCGTAGCAGTTGTGAGAATACCATTAAGAATTGTTTGTGGAATAATAAACCTTTAgaatgttgtaaatattttcaacgcaTGGAAACCGAATTGGGTCTCTGTTATGCTATAAATTCTTTGCAGGCAGG AAAGAATAATGGCCCAAAGTTGAGTATGTGGTCAAATCGTTACACGGGACCGGGTGCATTGCGAATGGATATTTATACGGAGGCAGTGGTACGTTGGCAACAAatagatattttacaaaatactgGATTTTTGATTAATAATAGAAGAATAAGTTCAGTTTGA